The DNA region GCAGAGAAGAAGGGCTGGCGAAAAGAAGAAGTGCTTTCTCTGTGACGGATGTTTTGAGAAACTTCAATTTATTGTTGAAAGGGTGATTAAGGAGCTTGAAGAATATGAATTTGATGATTTTCTAGTGGGAATTAGGCTTCCGTTGGAGGTTGAGGAGCGCGAAGACGAGTTTAAAGCTGAACTTGGAGTCCAGTATGGTGAGAGCATAAAAAATGAGCTCAGTAGGTTGATTGGAAAGGAGATTTCGCGGAGACTTAACAAGACTGTTAATTATCTTAGACCCCAAATGGTTGCTATCGTGAACCCGTTTACCGATGAGATTAGGCTTCAGGTTAACTCGCTTTACATATCTGGAAGATACAGGAAGCTTGTACGCGGGATACCTCAGTCAAAATGGGTTTGCATTAAATGCCGTGGAAAAGGGTGTGAGAGATGCGGCTGGACTGGAAAGATGTACCCTGAATCAGTTGAAGAGTTAATCGCTAAACCAATACTGGAGATGACGCTTGGCGAAGACACCTCTTTTCACGCCGCTGGGCGAGAGGATAGGGATGCCCGTATGCTTGGACGCGGCAGACCTTTTGTGATCGAGGTTAAGAAACCTAAGAAGAGAAATATAGATTTGAAGGTTTTGGAGAAGGCCATTAACGATTACGCTAAGGGGAAGGTTAAAGTATTAAACCTTAGATTCGCCGATAAAGAGGATGTTAGAGAGCTTAAAGGCTTGGAGGAAACACAAAAAATTTATAAGGTTATCGTGAAGTTTGATAGGGAAGTCACGGACGAGGAATTAGCGAAGTTGGAGAAGGAACTTACAAACGCGACCATAAGCCAGCGTACTCCGACACGCGTGTTGCGCAGTAGATCAGACAGATTACGAGAAAAACACATATATGGGATTAAGATTAAAAGGTTATCAAGAGATAGCGTGGAAATGAGACTTAGATGCCAAGGAGGTTTATACGTGAAGGAGCTGGTTACCGGAGACAACGGGCGAACGGATCCAAGCGTTTCAAAGATAATTAACGCTAGAGCGGAGCCCGTTGAGCTAGACGTATTAAATGTTTTCATTAAGAGGTGAGCATAAATGCCCTTATCTCACGGCTACCGTAGGAAAACCCGAGCCCTGTTGAGAAAAAGGGTCAGAGAAAGGGGGAAAAGTAGCTTAAGTAGGCTGCTTTATGAATATAAGCCCGGTGATAAAGTGGTAATTGATATAGATCCAAGCATACATAAGGGCATGCCGCACCGCAGATATCATGGCAGAGTCGGCGTGATTGTTGCTAAAAGGGGTAGATCATACGAGGTTAACGTAACGCAAGGGGAAGCCTCAAAACTGATAATCGTGAGACCTGAACACATTAAGCCATTCACGTAAGAAGAGGAGGGAAAAATGCCTAGAAGGATTTTAAAGGTGCGACCGATAACGATACCTGAGGCTAAATTTATACTTGAGTCCTTAGGCGAAGAGAATTTAGATCAATTTCAGCGTAGATCTCTAGATTACACGGCTAAAATGTCCTATTTGAAGCCGGATGCCGCTAGAAGGCTTTTAGAGGAGTTGATGGCTGAGGGTATTCTAGACGAGGAGGAAGCTGTTCAAATAGTTAATATAATGCCGAGGAGCATTGAAGAAATAAGAATGTTTCTTAGCGGAGGAAGAAAAATAATTGAGACATCGAGGCTTGAAAAGATTTTAAGTATCTTAGATAAATATAGGGAGAATCACTAAGAAAACTTATTACATAGTTTTCATCCTAAAATAATTTATAGGTAAAGATTTTAGCGCTCGGTGATGCAATGTGATAGGTTCAATGGATATAGATTATTTTCTCAGCTCTAGACTTAAAAGCGAATCTCCCTCTAAAGATATTGAAGGAAGATTTCGCCAAATATAATAGTGTGTAGCATTATATTCACATGTTTGACGGGCGTTTCTTAGAAGGTTAATTTGGGAAAGTGGTTATAGTGGAGCGGAGAGAAAGATTTCATCAGCAGGTTTACGAGGAGTATGCTTACGTAATTGACTATCTTCCATATGGGAGACCCGGGTTAAGATTGAAGCGGAGGGCCGGAGCAGTCGTCCAGCTTATAGGTGAGGAACATTTCACTTTACTGGAGGCTGTTGTGAGAGAGGGGGTTGTGCTTAAGCCAGCTGAAAGGGTTTTCATAGGGAAAGATCCTCGGGAAGAAATCTTGTACATTATTGGGAGGATGAGCTATGAGGAGCTAACGGCTAACGCAAAAATGGAACTCGAAAACGTTATTGAAAAGATAGTTTTAAGCAGAGAGAAATATTTCGTAAACTTTTTTAACACCGCCAAGCCCGTAACTCCAAGAATGCATGCCTTAGAGCTTATTCCAGGCATTGGGAAAAAATATATGTGGAAGATTTTAGAGGAACGGGAGAAAAAACCTTTTGAAAGCTTTCAAGATCTGCAGAAGCGTACGGGTATACCGAGCCCCGTTAAGTTGATAGCTAAGAGGATTATAGAGGAGCTCTCCAGCGACTGCAAATATAGGCTTTTCACCAGACCATCATAAATGAACCCTCATTATAATTTAATGCTGTTAGGAGCCTCGTTGTGAAGATGAGTTTGTTGGAGGAAACCAAAAGGATCTTGAAAACCTATGGGATACACCCTAAAAGGAGGCTAGGTCAAAACTTTCTTGTTGAAGGTGAGATCTTAGACAGGATAATATCGTATGCGTCGATATGTAGGGACGACACGATTCTAGAGGTTGGGGCTGGTTTAGGTTTTCTTACAGAGCGATTGGCTAAAGTGTCGGGGCAGATCATAGCCGTAGAGGTGGATCCGAATTTATTTAGAATTTTAAGTCAGAGACTAGGTGACTACAGAAACGTTAAAGTTTTGAAGGGGGATATATTGAAGATACAAGCGCTTGCATTTGATAAAGTTGTTTCGGTTCCACCCTACTCTATATCTTCGCCGCTGCTATTCTGGCTCCTTAAAAGAGATTTTAAGTGCGCAGTCCTAACTTTCCAAGAAGAGTTTAGTAGGCGTTTAGCGGCTTTGCCCGGCACTAAGGATTATGGAAGGCTCACCGTATCCGTCTATTATCGCGCTGACGTGGATCTTTTAGACCATATTCCTAAGGAATCATTCTGGCCAACCCCAAAAGTGAATTCCATGATTGTACGCCTGAAACCTAGAAAACCTCCCTTCCAAGTCGATGGGGAGGAAGAATTTTTCAGTTTTATACGCGTGGTCTTCACCCAGAAAAACAGGAAGCTGAGAAACGCTGTAGCATCTTTCCTTAGTGGTGCTCATATTTCAAGGGAAAACCTTATTCGCTTGGCTAACACCATGCCTTTCCATAATAGGAGGGTTAGGGAGCTGGCTCCGGAGGAGCTGGCGTTAGCATTTAATTATTTAAAGAAAGAATTGGAGAACGTAGAATTATCCATGAAACATATCAAGGGAACTAAAGAATCGTTAAACCTTTAGTAAAATAGGGATCGGTTAATCTTCTGCTCTTTTCGATTCCCATAACGTATTAAAGCCACTTCAACCATACTATTTTTGGGGCTGCGAAATGCCTATTTCTCTAATTCGCAAAAGGGATGGCAGAATAGTTGAATTCGATCCAAGCAAGATTACTAAAGCCATCCATAAGGCTATTCAAGCCGTTAAGGGTGAGGACGGGAATTTAGCCGCAAATCTTTCAGCGCAGGTTGTATCTATACTGGAAGAACGATTCAGGGACAGTATACCAAGCGTCGAAGACGTGCAGGACGTTGTTGAGCAAGTCTTAATAAAGAATGGCTACGATTCTGTCGCTAAAGCGTACATACTTTATAGGCATCAGCGGGCTGAGCTAAGAGAGAAAAAGAGGCTGCTTGGGGTAACCGATGACCTAAAACTCTCACTAAACGCGATAGCTGTCTTGGAACGCAGATATCTCCTAAAGGATGAAGCTGGAAGAGTCGTCGAGACGCCCTCACAAATGTTTCGGAGAGTTGCTAGAGCGATAGCTAGGATTGACGCCCTCTACGATAAGAGCGCGGACATAGAGGGGGTTGAGGAAGAATTCTATAGGATTATGGCTAACCTCGAATGGCTTCCAAATTCACCGACGCTTATGAACGCTGGCACAGATATAGGTCAGCTCTCAGCCTGCTTCGTTCTACCTATTGGCGACTCCATAGAGGAGATATTCGACGCGCTAAAATATATGGCGCTGATACATAAGTCCGGTGGGGGGACAGGCTTCTCGTTTTCTAGGCTTAGACCTAAAGGTGACGTTGTCAAATCAACTATGGGTGTTGCCAGCGGCCCTGTCTCCTTTATGAAGATCTTTGATGTCGCAACCGAAGTAATTAAGCAGGGTGGGAGACGCAGGGGCGCTAATATGGGCATACTTAGGGTTGACCATCCGGACATAATCGAGTTTATCACAGCTAAAGAGAAGGAGGGCGTATTAACGAATTTCAACATATCTGTCGGCGTAACAGACGAATTTATGGAGGCTGTTGAAAACGACGGATACTATAGCCTAGTTAACCCTAGAAATGGCGCCGTAGTTAAGCGTTTGAAGGCTAGAGCTATTTTCGATTTAATGGCGACAGCAGCTTGGAAGACCGGCGATCCCGGCTTAGTGTTCCTCGACGAGATTAACCGGAGGAATCCGACACCGCATGTCGGTGTTATTGAGAGCACGAATCCATGTGGTGAAGTCCCACTTCTACCCTACGAGAGCTGCAATCTAGGATCTGTAAACCTGTCTAGAATGGTTAGGGATGGCGAGGTTGATTGGGATAAGCTTAGGCGAACCGTTAGGATCGCTGTTCACTTCCTAGATAACGTTATAGACGCTAACAGGTATCCTATACCGCAGATTGAGAAGGCGACCAAAGCGAATAGGAAGATAGGTTTAGGCGTAATGGGCTTCGCCGAGATGCTCATAAAGATGGGCATACCATATGATTCAGAGGAGGCGGTTGCAACAGCCGAGAAGGTCATGTCATTCATCTCTGAGGAGGCTAGGAAAAAGTCCGCTGAACTCGGTGAGGAGAGGGGCGCTTTCCCAAACTTTCCCGGCAG from Candidatus Bathyarchaeia archaeon includes:
- a CDS encoding tRNA pseudouridine(54/55) synthase Pus10, with protein sequence MTDIGGADFKRILEVSLKMLEKYPLCDYCLGRQFAFLGFGVDNCDRGKSIKMLLTMGAHEMALSKDMKERERGVATLRLLATNGSFEMARELLRKQRRRAGEKKKCFLCDGCFEKLQFIVERVIKELEEYEFDDFLVGIRLPLEVEEREDEFKAELGVQYGESIKNELSRLIGKEISRRLNKTVNYLRPQMVAIVNPFTDEIRLQVNSLYISGRYRKLVRGIPQSKWVCIKCRGKGCERCGWTGKMYPESVEELIAKPILEMTLGEDTSFHAAGREDRDARMLGRGRPFVIEVKKPKKRNIDLKVLEKAINDYAKGKVKVLNLRFADKEDVRELKGLEETQKIYKVIVKFDREVTDEELAKLEKELTNATISQRTPTRVLRSRSDRLREKHIYGIKIKRLSRDSVEMRLRCQGGLYVKELVTGDNGRTDPSVSKIINARAEPVELDVLNVFIKR
- a CDS encoding 50S ribosomal protein L21e → MPLSHGYRRKTRALLRKRVRERGKSSLSRLLYEYKPGDKVVIDIDPSIHKGMPHRRYHGRVGVIVAKRGRSYEVNVTQGEASKLIIVRPEHIKPFT
- a CDS encoding RNA polymerase Rpb4 family protein → MPRRILKVRPITIPEAKFILESLGEENLDQFQRRSLDYTAKMSYLKPDAARRLLEELMAEGILDEEEAVQIVNIMPRSIEEIRMFLSGGRKIIETSRLEKILSILDKYRENH
- a CDS encoding DUF655 domain-containing protein, with translation MERRERFHQQVYEEYAYVIDYLPYGRPGLRLKRRAGAVVQLIGEEHFTLLEAVVREGVVLKPAERVFIGKDPREEILYIIGRMSYEELTANAKMELENVIEKIVLSREKYFVNFFNTAKPVTPRMHALELIPGIGKKYMWKILEEREKKPFESFQDLQKRTGIPSPVKLIAKRIIEELSSDCKYRLFTRPS
- the rsmA gene encoding 16S rRNA (adenine(1518)-N(6)/adenine(1519)-N(6))-dimethyltransferase RsmA; the encoded protein is MEETKRILKTYGIHPKRRLGQNFLVEGEILDRIISYASICRDDTILEVGAGLGFLTERLAKVSGQIIAVEVDPNLFRILSQRLGDYRNVKVLKGDILKIQALAFDKVVSVPPYSISSPLLFWLLKRDFKCAVLTFQEEFSRRLAALPGTKDYGRLTVSVYYRADVDLLDHIPKESFWPTPKVNSMIVRLKPRKPPFQVDGEEEFFSFIRVVFTQKNRKLRNAVASFLSGAHISRENLIRLANTMPFHNRRVRELAPEELALAFNYLKKELENVELSMKHIKGTKESLNL
- a CDS encoding vitamin B12-dependent ribonucleotide reductase; translated protein: MPISLIRKRDGRIVEFDPSKITKAIHKAIQAVKGEDGNLAANLSAQVVSILEERFRDSIPSVEDVQDVVEQVLIKNGYDSVAKAYILYRHQRAELREKKRLLGVTDDLKLSLNAIAVLERRYLLKDEAGRVVETPSQMFRRVARAIARIDALYDKSADIEGVEEEFYRIMANLEWLPNSPTLMNAGTDIGQLSACFVLPIGDSIEEIFDALKYMALIHKSGGGTGFSFSRLRPKGDVVKSTMGVASGPVSFMKIFDVATEVIKQGGRRRGANMGILRVDHPDIIEFITAKEKEGVLTNFNISVGVTDEFMEAVENDGYYSLVNPRNGAVVKRLKARAIFDLMATAAWKTGDPGLVFLDEINRRNPTPHVGVIESTNPCGEVPLLPYESCNLGSVNLSRMVRDGEVDWDKLRRTVRIAVHFLDNVIDANRYPIPQIEKATKANRKIGLGVMGFAEMLIKMGIPYDSEEAVATAEKVMSFISEEARKKSAELGEERGAFPNFPGSVWEKMGYKAMRNATVTSIAPTGTISIIAGTSSGIEPLFAVAFVRNVMGTQLFEVNPVFEQIAKERGFYSTDLISKIAKTGSVQGLNEVPSDVKRLFVTALEIAPEWHVRMQAAFQKYTDNAVSKTVNLPHEATIEDVKRIFMMAWKLKCKGITVYRYGSRAEQVLVVGGVQASSSSATMAAPYVQAPTEYAGECPTGVCSY